The Tardibacter chloracetimidivorans region CTCCTCGAACGCGTCGTGGATGGCTGGATCAAGCGGGGCCGCTCCGCTGCGGATCATTCTGATGCTGGCGAGATGATCGCGCGGAACATCGTTCGACAGTATCATCGCAATGGCGGCGGGCGGCAGATCCGCGCTTGCCGGCCGGTGGCGGCGGACCAGCTCCACCCACTGTTTCACTTGGAACCGTTCAAGTATCGCCAGCGGACGACGACCGAGCCCATAGGGCACGACGGTATAAAGGCCGCTTATATTGCAGAGCGGGAAAATGGAGATGCCGATCTGATCGGGCGCGGTGAGCTGATCGAGTTGCGCGGCGGCTGACAGGGCAGAAGCGGCAAGCGTCCCCATCGGCATGTCGATCCGCTTTGGCCGACCGGTGGTGCCACTGCTGAGCATCTGCAGCGCGACCCCTTCGCGCGGACTGCGATCTGCCGACGGGCTGACCGCCTCGAAGCCTTCAGCGGGCGAAAGGCTCATCGGCCCGAGGAGCAGAACGGCGGATCCGGCGTCGCGCGCCGCGGCGGCGATCACGGGGCTCCAATCATCGGCATCGATCAGCAGCAGCGGGCACCGCAAAGCGCGCACGTCGTCCGCGATCTTCTCGGCGGACTGGAAACCATAGATCATCGTGCCGCACCGGCGAAGGGCAAGCAGCGCCCACACCGTCGCGACATGCGACGGCCGCGAACGAGCGATCAGGCCGACACGTTCGTCCTGCGCGATGCCGAGCCGGGCGAGCTGCCGCCCGAGCCCCGCCGCGACATCGCCCACCGCATCCCAGCTGTAGCGATCCGTGCCGAATTCCAGCGCCAGATCGGCCCCGCCCCGATGGAGATGGTCCCGGAGCCTGTCGGCGAGATGCTCCTCCAGGCGATCCTCCGCTTGTGCCGCAGCAGTCATCGGTCATTCCTTCTTATGCTGATCGGCGGATCGAGTGCGAAACATGCCTGATGCCGGATAATAGCTGATACTTCGCTAGCATTGCGAATCAGGTGGTGCCCACACCCCGCTCCCAAATACGGCAATCCGGGCCAGCGAGAGCCTTGAGGATGGTGGCGACTGGGAGCGTTTTCCCGAATAACTGTTTGCTGGTCATTTTTTCCGCTGTTCAAATTGTCGGACTTCTGCCATGTCCCAGCGAACAGGACATGGCAACGACCGACGGCCGATATCCTAACCGACCTTATCCAGCCGCCTGTGATGGCCGCATCCAGATTACGGGACCAAAATGCGCGATTACGTCAGCCTAACGATGGGAACCACGCTGGAGGACAACGCCCTGCGGTTCGGCGACAGGCCCGCTTACAGGATGGGCGACGCGGTCCTCACCCATGCCGATCTGCTCGACCGGGCAAAGCGCCTCGCATCCGCGTTGGAAAAGGCTGGCCTGCGTCGCCAGGATCGCATCTCCATCCTGTCGATGAATTCGCTCGCGTTCGGTGAGGTGCTGGCGATGGGCCAGTGGAGCGGGATCATCGTCGCCACGGTCAACTTCCGCCTCGCGCCGCCCGAGATCGAGGGCATCGTGGCGGACAGTTCGCCCCGCGTGCTGTTCTTCGAAGGCCAGTACGCCCCTGTCGTCGCGGCCATGCGCGATCGCCTGACGACGGTCGAACATTATATCGCGCTCGACGGGCAGGTCGAATGGGCGACGAGCTACGAGGAATTCCTGGAGAGCGGCGACCCCCGGGGATCAAGTTTCCAGGCGCGCGAGGAGGATATCTGCGCCCTGGTGTATACCGGCGGCACGACCGGCCAGCCCAAGGGCTGCATCATGGGCCAGCGCGAGATGCGCGCCGGTGCCGGCACCCTCGCGACCGAGGTCAAGGCAGGGCCTGGCGACAGCATATTGCTCGTCATGCCGCTCTTCCACGTCGGCGCGATGAACATGGGCCAGTCCGTCCATTATCGCGGCGGCACCGTGGTGCTGCACAAGCTGTTCGATGCCGACGCGTTTCTGCACTCCGTCGCCAACGACGGGGTCACGATCCTGCATCTGGCCCCCACCCTACTCCAGGCCGTGCTCGACCATCCGGATGCGGAGAGCACCGGTTGGGGCTCGATATCCACGCTCGTCTATTCGGCCGCCGCCATGCCGGTGCCCTTGCTCGAGCGCGGCATGGCGCTTCTGGGGGGCATATTCGTCAATCTCTATGGCTCGACCGAGGTAATGGTGTCGGGCCTCGCGCGCGAACTGCACAAGCCTTATGGCACCGAGCGCGAGAAGAAGTGGCTCGCCTCCGTCGGGCATCCGTTCCCCAACGTGCTCGTCCGCATCGTCGATGACGAGGGGGAGGACTGCGCACCCGGAACGGCGGGCGAGATCGTCGTGAAGGGCGTGTCCATGTCCCGCGGCTATTGGAACAATGACGCGGCGACGATCGAGACCTTCCGGGACGGATGGTGTCATACCGGCGACGTCGGCGTCATCGACGAGGATGGCCTGATCTATCTGGTCGATCGCAAGAAGGACGTCATCATCTCCGGCGGCGAGAACATCTACTCGCGGGAAGTCGAAGACGCTGTACTGCGGCATCCAGCGGTCAGCGAATGCGCGGTGATCGGCGCTCCGGACGAAAAATGGGGAGAAGCCGTCTGCGCCGTGGTGGTGTTGAAGGACAATGGCAAGGCCAGCGCCGACGACATCATCGAGCACACCCGTACGCTCATCGCGGGCTACAAGCGGCCACGCCACGTCCTTTTCGTCGACGGGCTCCCGAAGCTTCCGACCGGCAAGATAAACAAGGTCGCGATTCGCGACCTGCGCGAAAAGCTGATGGCGGAAGCCGGACGCTGACTCGCCGGCCAATTTCAATTTCATTGAGAGGTTTGAATGACGAACCTGATTACGCTTAAAGACGAGACCATCATCGTGACCGGCGCCGGCCAGGGCATCGGCCTCGCGCTCAGCCGCTACGCCATCTCGCTCGGCGCCAACGTCATCGGGGTGGACCTGAACCCGGAAGCGCTCGAAGCCGCCGCTGGCGAACTGGGCGGAAACTTCTTCCCGGAGCAGGGCGGAGTCTCCGATCCCGAGGTCGCCCGGCGGGTTGTCGCCAACGGCGTCGAACGTTTCGGCAAGATCCACGGCCTGATCAACAACGCCGGCATCACGCGCACCGCGATGATCGACAAGATGTCGTTCGATTCCTGGACGCAGGTGATCGACGTACACCTCACCGGCTCCTTCCTGTTCACGCAGGAGCTTTGCCGGCATTTCATCCAGCGATCGAAGGGCGGGGACAAGAGCGGCGGCGCGATCGTCAATATCTCGTCCGATGCCGGCCGCAGGGGCAGCATCGGGCAGATCAACTATTCCACCGCGAAATCCGGCATGTTCGGCATGACGATGAGCACCGCGCGCGAGATGGCGAAGCATAATGTGCGCGCCAATGCGATCTGCTTCGGCACCGTCGAGACCGAGATGACGACGAAGGTCCGCACCGACGAGAAGCTCAGCGACTTCTACCTCGCGCAGACCCCGCTCGGCCGCTGGGCGAGCCCGGAAGAAGTGTCGGTGCCCGTGGTCTTCCTGCTCACGCCCGGCGCATCCTACATCACCGGCCAGATCCTGTCGGTGAACGGGGGCTATACCATCGCGGTGTGATATGCCGCGAAGTGATCCTGACCAGAACGATAGAATGATGGAATCGAACGTGGACGACGCATTTCCTATCTGGAGCAATCCGCCGGAAGACACGATCACCGGCGTATTCGCGCGGGCGACGGCGGCCGATCCGGACAAACAGTTCCTCGATTTTCTGGGGAAGACGTTCAGCTACGCCGAGCTCGACCGCAAGGCGCGGCAGGCGGCGAACGGCCTTGTCGCAAATGGCGTCGCCAAGGGGGACACCGTCGTCTGCCTGCTCGACAACAGCGATGAGTTCGTAGCCCTGTGGCTAGGGATGATGCGCATCGGCGCGATCTGCGTACCGGTGAACACCGGCTACAAGGGCGAGTATCTTCGGCATCAGATCGCTGATTCCGGGGCCGCGCTGGTGGTCGCCGAACATGATTATGCGGAACGCATCGCATCGCTGTGCGACAACCTGCCGGAGCTCGCCACGATCGCACATCGCGGGCCGGCCCCCGCCGATGCGAAGGGCAAGCGCCTGCTGCCGTTCGAAGCCTTGTTCTCCGAAGACGATTCCGAGCCGGGCATTGAAATTCATCCGGAAGATCTGGCCTTCCTGATCTACACCGGGGGCACGACCGGCCCGTCCAAGGGATGCATGATCTCCCACAACTATGCCGTGACGCTGGCCAAGCAACTCGTCATCGGATCGGGTCGCAAGCAGCATTGCGTCAGCTGGTCGGCCTTGCCGATGTTCCATTTCAACATCTACACCAATACGCTGCTGGCATGCGCTCTCGTCGGCGCGAGCGTCGCTATCTATCCGCGCTTTTCGGTGTCGAAATTCTGGCCCGAGCTGGAACGGACCGGCGCCACCGATGTCTCGCTGATCGGCGCCATGTTCCCCATGTTGCTGAACGCGCCGGAGAACGAGGCCGAAAAGCGCTATGCCCACCGCCTCGAAGCGGTGATGGGGGCGCCGTTCACGGGCAAGACGATGGCGGCATGGGCCGAGCGCTTCGGCACCCGAAACCGCTACTGCCCGGGCTATGGCTTCACCGAGGCGACGATGCTGACCCTCGTCTCCGCCGAGGACGCGCACCTGGCGCCGCCTGACAGCTCGGGCCGGCGCAATGCCTGGTTCGACACGCGGATCGTCGATGACCACGGCGTCGAGGTGGCCGATGGCCTGCCCGGCGAGATCATCGCCCGCCCCCGCATGCCCAATATCATGTTCTCGGGATATTGGCGCCGGCCGGAAGACACCCTCAAGATCATGAAGAACATGTGGCTGCACACCGGCGATATCGGTCGGTTCGATGAGCAGGGCTGGTTCTACTTCGTCGACCGGAAGAAGGATTATCTTCGCCGCCGCGGGGAGAATATCTCGAGCTTCGAGGTCGAGAATGTGCTGCGGAGCCATGCGGCGATCGACGATGTGGCGGCGCACGCCGTGCCCTCGCCGCTGGGCGAGGACGATCTCAAGATCACGGCGGTGCTCAAGACGGGAGAAGAGCTCCGCCCGGAAACCTTGTTCGAGTGGTGCGTCGATCGCCTGCCCTATTTCGCCCTGCCGCGATATATCGAATTCCGCGCCGATCTCCCCAAGAGCCCGGTCGGGCGCGTGCTGAAGTATGAGCTTCGCGATCAGGGCGTGACCGCGGGCACCTGGGATTTCGAGAGCTCTGGCATTACGGTCGCGAAGCGCTGATCTGCGCAGGATAGTCCGGGACCTTCGGCTGCGAGGATGGGGCGGCGTGCGTCGCCCCTATCCCGGCCGCCTGCTTTCGCGCCTTCGTTCGCGATCCTCGGCCGGCGGATCGATCGCCTGCGGGCCGCCGCGAAGCCTGCGGGCGCGCTGCCCACGCATCGACGGACGAACGCGTATACGGGGCGGGCACAGCCCCCGCCACCACGGCGCCCGTTACGCCGCCGGCAAGGGCAGGTTGCTCACACGCACCACCGAGAGCCGGCAGACTTCGTCGCCCTGATTGTGCCAATAATGGATCGGGTCCAGCTGTGCGATGTGATCGCCCGCTCTCACGACGATCTCGCGATCGCCCACGCCCAGAGCTATCTCGCCGGAAACGACGATGACGAAATCGAGCGTGTCGGTCTTGTGCGCCGGGAGCTTGAGCCCGGGCGGCATATCGAGGACCTGCCATACGACAGCGCCGGGATCGACATGCACATTGGGGAAATCGAATATGAGCGTCGTATCCCCGGTCTCGGCCGGAACCGATGCCTTCCAGAGATTGTACAAGGCGGCACCCGGAACTCTTTGATCGTGAAACTCTTCGGCCAGCAACGAATTCTGCCGATCGGCATCGTGCAGCACGACAGCGCCGCTATCGCCGGAGTTAGCCGTTACGACCATTCTGACCGGCGCAAGAGGCTCGACAGAAGCCATCGCATCATTCCTTCCCAGCTTCGATCGCCCGACCGGACAATCTTGGTGATTGACGAATTTGGTTCGCGCTCTGCGCCATTTGCCGGCGGTTGGGACGGCCATGGCGGCTGCACACCGCCGCGGCTCCGCGCACTATGCTGGAAACCCAACGGGCGCCGGAACCGCAGGCTGTGCGCGGACAGAAAAGCCTCTGACCGCGCACCCTGCCACGGCGCTCAAACCGGGTAATATTCCCGGAACACGCGCTGCTCGGAATCGTCGGTCTTGCGCTTTATCCCGTCGCCGAGGGTCTTCGTGAAAAAGACGGGGAGGTCCATGGGATCGAGGATCCCTGGCGGTGCGTCGCACACGGCGGGAATGGCGTTGATCGGGTGCAGGGTGACGCACTGGATGGCGTCCATGATCTCCAGATTGACCTCGGCATCGAGGTTCGGAGCGCCCTTCACGATGACGCGATAGCAGGCCGTCTTCGCTTCGCCCGAGGGCATTTCCCAATCCGGCGCTGCGTCGGGCGCGTGCCGCTCCACCTTCTTGTACACCACGACGGGCTTGCCGTTGGACATGCCGCTGACGGTCCAACGACATGCCGCAGTGGTGCCCGCCTTGATGACGCCGAACCACGCCGGCTGATCATGATCGACCGCAGCGGTCTCCCAGCTTTGCTGAATTTCGTCGAGCTCGACCCCCAGATAATCCGCGATCTGGAGCAGCGTGCTGGTGTGCCAGAGCTGGTCGCGCAGATCGGTGAACAGCGCCGGCCTGAAATCGAGCGGCTTGCCCATGCCGTACAGAACATCGAGGCCGTGCCCGCTATAGGTGCTGTTGTCGACGATCTCATGGAAGATCACCTGGTCGACCTTGCCCGCGATCGCGAGCAGGCTCATGGTAAGCCCGGTTGTCCCATATCCCGGCTCCAGTCCGGAGCTGAACAGGCTCGCCTGGCCTTTGCGGCAGGCTTCCGCCAGCGGCTCAACGAATTCGGGCCGACCATATTTGCTGTGGACCGGGTCCATCAGCGAACAGCTTACCACGTTGGTGCCGCGCTCGAGAAAACGGACTGCCTCCGCCGTCACGGCAGCTTCGCGCAGCGGCCCCTGCCCGAAATGGGCCAGGCAATCGGCCTTGAGGTCAAGCAGCGCCTCGACATCGTTGGTGCCGACGATACCGGTCTTGCCCGTGCCCGCGATATCGCCAGCATCCTGGCCGATCTTTTCCTTCGACCAGACGTGCAGACCAACCAACTCCAGATCGGGATGCTCGATGATCTTTCTCAGTCCCTGGCTCCCGATACTTCCAGTACCCCACACCACGACACGTTTTCTAGCCGCCATAGTAAATATCCTCACTGTTACTCTATCTTCTCACCTGCGCCCCACCGAGGCACATTCGAGACACTCAAACCTCACCTCGCGCCGAACGGCATCTTCAGATCGACACCGACCGTCCGGGGTTGACCTTGCAGACCGACCTCGTAGCCCAGCCCGCCGATCACGGTGACGCGCTCATCGAAGCGGTTGTTCGTCAGGTTGGTGCCGAAGACCCCGAACTCCATGCCCGTCGGCTTATGCGCGACCGAGAACCGTGCGCTGAGCAGATAGCGGTTGTTGATGCGCGGAACCCGCAGGATCGGCGTCAACCCAGTGGCCGGATCGATCGCGGCGAAAGAATCGCGGAAGACCGCGTCGTTGTTCATCGCGCTGCGATAGGAGAAGTCCGACCGCAGCTTCATCAGATAGTCGCCCGAAACGTGGCTTACGTCCCCACCGACATTGAGCGCCCATTTGGGTACTTGCGCGATGAACCGGATATCGGGTGTCGCCGGATCATTGATACGCCCGCCAATGCGATTGACCGTGAGATCCAGGCCCATCCATTCGACCGGCCGCGCCGTTACATCGACTTCGACTCCACGAACCTTGCGCGTGCCGATGTTGGTCGTCCGCGAGAAGCTTGCGTTGTTGGCGTCCAGCCCCACGACGGTCGTCTGCGTGTCGATCGATTTCGAGGTGAACATGGCGATGTTGGTCCGCAGGCGGCGATCGAGCCAATCCGCCTTCAGGCCAATCTCATAGTCGGTCACGATCTCCGGCTTGAACGCCCCGAGCACGCCCAGGGAATTCACCCGCGAGTTGAATCCGCCCGCGCGGAAGCCGCGCGACGTTCTGAAATAGAGGAGCCGCGACTGCGCGAACTCATAGTTTATAGATCCCGTGTAATTGATCTTCTTGAAAGTATCACCCTGGTCTATCCCGCAGGGCGCGCTGAAGCCGGGGACAAGGGCCAGTCCGTTCGCGGCGGTATAGAGGCAGCTTATCGCGGCCGTATTCAACGCCAGATAATAGCCCTCGGAATGAAAATCCCGCTTGTCTATGGTGTATCGAATGCCGCCGGTGGCGCTCAATGCATCGTTGAAAAGATATGTGCCTTGCGCATACACGCCATAGGCTTTCACGCGGCTCTCGGCCACGAGGACCTGCCGCGCCCGGCCGGTTGGTATCACCAGATTGGGGAGAGACGCGTTAGTATCCGTCTGGGCGACCTTCTCCTGGAAGAAGATCGCGCCCGATGTCCAATCAAGCCGATCGTCGAATAGCTTGCCGTTCAGCAGGATTTCCTCGCTGAACTGCTTTTGATTGGCATCAATCGCCGATCCGACGATCGAATAGCCCGATCCATCCAGGTTTGCCTTTTGATCGTAGGTGCTGTGGCGGTAACTGGTGATCGACCGCAGCGTCGCCCAGCCCATATCGTAACGCAACGTGGCCGCCCCGCCCTGCACCCTCAGCCTGGCGGACGGACCGATACGACCGTCGCTGAAAGTAAAGCCGGTCGTCGGGCTGTAGCTCACGACATCGGCGCTCACGAACCGCAAGTCCCCGGCGTTCGATTGTCGCCGGCCCAGCCCTATTTCCGCCTGCAATGCGGCGATGCCCGCGGCGACACCCGCGGGCGTGCCCGGGTTGAGACCAAGTTCCGCCGCCACCTGCCGCGCGGTGTTCGGCCCGTCATTATACTCGTAACTTTTGAGGTAGTTCGCGGTCCCGCCGTAATTCGAATGCGACACATCGCCCTGGACGAGAATGTCCAGCCGATCGTTCGGCGCGATCTTGAGCGCCGCGCGGCCGAAATAGGTCTTCTCGGTATCCACCTTGTCGCCGGTCAGCACGTTCGTCATGAACCCGCCCTTGTGGAAATAGCGACCCGCCGCGCGAAAGGCGACGCTTTCACCGAGCGGAATATTGATCACGGCGTCGAGGCGATACTGGTCGAACGTCTCATACGACCCCGCCACATAGCCGCCGAATTCGTCAGTCGGTTTTCTGGAAATCAGCCGAACGGCACCGCCCGTCGTGTTCCTGCCGAACAAGGTCCCCTGCGGGCCCTTCAGGACCTCCACGCGTTCCATATCGAGCAGATTGCCAATCGAACCTGCGGCGCGCGCGACATATACATCGTCGAAATAGATGCCGACCGACGGATCGAGCGTAGGCGCGGTATCCTTCTGGATCTGCCCGCGAATCTGGTAAGCCGCCGTACCAGGCCCCTGCGCATTGAACACCTGCAGGCTGGGCGCGATCCGGCTCAGCGCGCCCAGGCTCGTGATATTCTGCCCTTCCAGTCGCTGTGGTGTCACCGCGGAAACCGCGATCGGCACAGCCTGAAGATTTGCGGCCTGGCGCGTGGCGGTCACCACGATATCCTCGACGCCGCCCGCACCCGCGGACGCACGCCGTCCTTGTCGAGGCTCGCATGCGGCGATTGGCCCGACGCCGGGCTGAGCTCCGAGGCGCCGGCGTCCTGCTGCGCGGCCGCCGGCGCAGCGACCATCAATCCCGTTGCCACCGCCACTGCTCTTCCCGAAACACCGATACCGAGCACAAGGCGCATCAAACATCCCCTGATTTAAAGCTTTTGTTTTATTGAGCTGACAATCGTTCAGCACTCAGCATTATTGAACTGTCCATATGTAATTTCCGATACTGGTTCTTTCATGTCAAGAACATTTGATCAGTTAGTTATTGGGGGCTGCCATTCAAATCGTTGTGCGTGACCGGTTCATCTCACGCTTGATCGCTTGTTATTGCGGCCCTCATGCCGAGCGAGGCCAGTGGGATGGCCGTATCTTGCCAGCACCGCCGAGGCCGTCCGTTGACGAAGTCGCTGAGCGTCATAAGCGGCCTTGCCGCCCACCCCGATCGCGTTGCTCACACGTGCATTCTACTATCAAGATTATGCGTTCGCGATCACCGGCATGCCCGCCTCGCCGCGCGCGAAATCGTCGATCTTGCCCTTGATGAATCGATCGGGCGACTTCGCCCACTGCTCCAATGTCTTCCACACGGCATCGTCCGATGGAACGAGTATCTGCCCCGCCGCCATCGCATCCGCCAGCACGACGCCGACCTCTGCCGGCATCATCACCTTGAACTCGGAACCGGGGCCGCGTATCGGGCAATCCTTGGTCCAACTGGTCATCGATGCCATGAAGTCGGTGACGACAGGCCCGGGAATGAGGCAGCTCACGCGGATGCCCTGCGGCTCCAAGTAGAGCGCGAGGGACTCGCTCAGGGCGATCACGGCGGCTTTTGATGCCGCATAGGGCATCCGGCTCGC contains the following coding sequences:
- a CDS encoding AMP-binding protein, producing the protein MDDAFPIWSNPPEDTITGVFARATAADPDKQFLDFLGKTFSYAELDRKARQAANGLVANGVAKGDTVVCLLDNSDEFVALWLGMMRIGAICVPVNTGYKGEYLRHQIADSGAALVVAEHDYAERIASLCDNLPELATIAHRGPAPADAKGKRLLPFEALFSEDDSEPGIEIHPEDLAFLIYTGGTTGPSKGCMISHNYAVTLAKQLVIGSGRKQHCVSWSALPMFHFNIYTNTLLACALVGASVAIYPRFSVSKFWPELERTGATDVSLIGAMFPMLLNAPENEAEKRYAHRLEAVMGAPFTGKTMAAWAERFGTRNRYCPGYGFTEATMLTLVSAEDAHLAPPDSSGRRNAWFDTRIVDDHGVEVADGLPGEIIARPRMPNIMFSGYWRRPEDTLKIMKNMWLHTGDIGRFDEQGWFYFVDRKKDYLRRRGENISSFEVENVLRSHAAIDDVAAHAVPSPLGEDDLKITAVLKTGEELRPETLFEWCVDRLPYFALPRYIEFRADLPKSPVGRVLKYELRDQGVTAGTWDFESSGITVAKR
- a CDS encoding class I adenylate-forming enzyme family protein, whose product is MTAAAQAEDRLEEHLADRLRDHLHRGGADLALEFGTDRYSWDAVGDVAAGLGRQLARLGIAQDERVGLIARSRPSHVATVWALLALRRCGTMIYGFQSAEKIADDVRALRCPLLLIDADDWSPVIAAAARDAGSAVLLLGPMSLSPAEGFEAVSPSADRSPREGVALQMLSSGTTGRPKRIDMPMGTLAASALSAAAQLDQLTAPDQIGISIFPLCNISGLYTVVPYGLGRRPLAILERFQVKQWVELVRRHRPASADLPPAAIAMILSNDVPRDHLASIRMIRSGAAPLDPAIHDAFEERFGIPVALSYGASEFCGIVTTWTADDLARHRPEKRFSAGRPITGVAIRVVDSTGGAELPPGESGLLEVRAERVGPDWIRTNDLVDIDDDGFLWFRGRADDAIMRGGFKIVPADVETVLRLHPSIRDAAVVGLPDGRLGAVPAALVELRRSDGDIDEAAVREWSRRHLAAFQIPAVVRFVDALPRTPSMKVSREAVKAMLAG
- a CDS encoding NAD(P)H-dependent amine dehydrogenase family protein encodes the protein MAARKRVVVWGTGSIGSQGLRKIIEHPDLELVGLHVWSKEKIGQDAGDIAGTGKTGIVGTNDVEALLDLKADCLAHFGQGPLREAAVTAEAVRFLERGTNVVSCSLMDPVHSKYGRPEFVEPLAEACRKGQASLFSSGLEPGYGTTGLTMSLLAIAGKVDQVIFHEIVDNSTYSGHGLDVLYGMGKPLDFRPALFTDLRDQLWHTSTLLQIADYLGVELDEIQQSWETAAVDHDQPAWFGVIKAGTTAACRWTVSGMSNGKPVVVYKKVERHAPDAAPDWEMPSGEAKTACYRVIVKGAPNLDAEVNLEIMDAIQCVTLHPINAIPAVCDAPPGILDPMDLPVFFTKTLGDGIKRKTDDSEQRVFREYYPV
- a CDS encoding SDR family NAD(P)-dependent oxidoreductase, yielding MTNLITLKDETIIVTGAGQGIGLALSRYAISLGANVIGVDLNPEALEAAAGELGGNFFPEQGGVSDPEVARRVVANGVERFGKIHGLINNAGITRTAMIDKMSFDSWTQVIDVHLTGSFLFTQELCRHFIQRSKGGDKSGGAIVNISSDAGRRGSIGQINYSTAKSGMFGMTMSTAREMAKHNVRANAICFGTVETEMTTKVRTDEKLSDFYLAQTPLGRWASPEEVSVPVVFLLTPGASYITGQILSVNGGYTIAV
- a CDS encoding cupin domain-containing protein, coding for MASVEPLAPVRMVVTANSGDSGAVVLHDADRQNSLLAEEFHDQRVPGAALYNLWKASVPAETGDTTLIFDFPNVHVDPGAVVWQVLDMPPGLKLPAHKTDTLDFVIVVSGEIALGVGDREIVVRAGDHIAQLDPIHYWHNQGDEVCRLSVVRVSNLPLPAA
- a CDS encoding AMP-binding protein produces the protein MRDYVSLTMGTTLEDNALRFGDRPAYRMGDAVLTHADLLDRAKRLASALEKAGLRRQDRISILSMNSLAFGEVLAMGQWSGIIVATVNFRLAPPEIEGIVADSSPRVLFFEGQYAPVVAAMRDRLTTVEHYIALDGQVEWATSYEEFLESGDPRGSSFQAREEDICALVYTGGTTGQPKGCIMGQREMRAGAGTLATEVKAGPGDSILLVMPLFHVGAMNMGQSVHYRGGTVVLHKLFDADAFLHSVANDGVTILHLAPTLLQAVLDHPDAESTGWGSISTLVYSAAAMPVPLLERGMALLGGIFVNLYGSTEVMVSGLARELHKPYGTEREKKWLASVGHPFPNVLVRIVDDEGEDCAPGTAGEIVVKGVSMSRGYWNNDAATIETFRDGWCHTGDVGVIDEDGLIYLVDRKKDVIISGGENIYSREVEDAVLRHPAVSECAVIGAPDEKWGEAVCAVVVLKDNGKASADDIIEHTRTLIAGYKRPRHVLFVDGLPKLPTGKINKVAIRDLREKLMAEAGR
- a CDS encoding TonB-dependent receptor; the protein is MTATRQAANLQAVPIAVSAVTPQRLEGQNITSLGALSRIAPSLQVFNAQGPGTAAYQIRGQIQKDTAPTLDPSVGIYFDDVYVARAAGSIGNLLDMERVEVLKGPQGTLFGRNTTGGAVRLISRKPTDEFGGYVAGSYETFDQYRLDAVINIPLGESVAFRAAGRYFHKGGFMTNVLTGDKVDTEKTYFGRAALKIAPNDRLDILVQGDVSHSNYGGTANYLKSYEYNDGPNTARQVAAELGLNPGTPAGVAAGIAALQAEIGLGRRQSNAGDLRFVSADVVSYSPTTGFTFSDGRIGPSARLRVQGGAATLRYDMGWATLRSITSYRHSTYDQKANLDGSGYSIVGSAIDANQKQFSEEILLNGKLFDDRLDWTSGAIFFQEKVAQTDTNASLPNLVIPTGRARQVLVAESRVKAYGVYAQGTYLFNDALSATGGIRYTIDKRDFHSEGYYLALNTAAISCLYTAANGLALVPGFSAPCGIDQGDTFKKINYTGSINYEFAQSRLLYFRTSRGFRAGGFNSRVNSLGVLGAFKPEIVTDYEIGLKADWLDRRLRTNIAMFTSKSIDTQTTVVGLDANNASFSRTTNIGTRKVRGVEVDVTARPVEWMGLDLTVNRIGGRINDPATPDIRFIAQVPKWALNVGGDVSHVSGDYLMKLRSDFSYRSAMNNDAVFRDSFAAIDPATGLTPILRVPRINNRYLLSARFSVAHKPTGMEFGVFGTNLTNNRFDERVTVIGGLGYEVGLQGQPRTVGVDLKMPFGAR